Proteins encoded together in one Lysinibacillus sp. FSL K6-0232 window:
- a CDS encoding GNAT family N-acetyltransferase — MNQRKGLVMRDIRLDEMAQSIDLLNYVFQMSMSIHKDRRFVNAKSRQFNEGHAIGWFDGSQLVSQILSLPFEVNVHGKIYEMGGITAVGTYPEYSGHGLMEGLIIESLQRMRAEGQYISYLFPYSIPYYRKKGWEIMSDIVEFQVKDTQLPHYAGLSGKIRRVNPRHEDVVAIYARYAKKTHGVMVRNSIAWNEKFQEDFWEEKFIDSDVNLQAAVYYDEEDTPQGYLFYRIMEENYYIDEIVYLQEEARKGLWNFVSAHSSMIYNVYGKTTGNEAVAFLLEDSEIIQKVSPYFMARIVDVKEFLLRYPFSDHDFQLQLAVNDRVIAWNNGTFIVKMKDGKLAVQKVSEALGNDAVHLTVQTLATMLLGYKRPSYLEKIERLQGRAEDIVLLEAVLPVGIPTFIDYF; from the coding sequence ATGAATCAACGAAAAGGCTTAGTTATGCGCGATATTCGATTAGATGAAATGGCACAATCCATTGATTTGCTCAATTATGTCTTTCAAATGTCGATGTCCATTCATAAGGATCGTCGCTTTGTTAATGCGAAAAGCAGGCAATTTAATGAGGGGCATGCAATCGGCTGGTTTGATGGCTCACAGCTTGTATCCCAAATTTTAAGCCTACCCTTTGAGGTCAATGTCCATGGAAAAATTTATGAAATGGGTGGGATTACAGCGGTAGGCACGTACCCAGAGTATTCGGGTCATGGCTTAATGGAGGGCTTAATTATTGAGAGCTTGCAGCGGATGCGTGCAGAGGGGCAATATATATCTTATTTATTTCCATACTCAATTCCCTATTATCGTAAAAAGGGCTGGGAAATTATGAGCGATATTGTGGAATTTCAGGTGAAGGATACACAGCTACCACATTATGCAGGTCTTTCTGGAAAAATTCGACGTGTCAACCCAAGGCATGAGGATGTTGTAGCAATTTATGCGCGCTATGCCAAAAAAACACATGGTGTCATGGTGCGAAATAGTATTGCTTGGAATGAAAAATTTCAGGAGGATTTCTGGGAGGAAAAATTTATTGATAGTGATGTCAATCTTCAAGCAGCGGTTTACTATGATGAAGAGGACACACCGCAGGGCTATTTGTTTTATCGTATTATGGAGGAAAATTATTATATTGATGAAATCGTTTATTTGCAGGAGGAGGCACGGAAAGGTTTATGGAATTTTGTGTCTGCACATAGCTCGATGATTTACAATGTTTACGGCAAAACGACGGGCAATGAAGCGGTGGCATTTTTATTAGAGGATAGTGAAATTATTCAAAAGGTTTCGCCTTATTTTATGGCGAGAATTGTCGATGTTAAAGAGTTTTTATTGCGCTATCCATTTAGCGACCATGATTTTCAGCTACAGCTTGCTGTGAATGACCGCGTTATTGCATGGAATAATGGCACGTTTATTGTGAAGATGAAGGATGGCAAGCTAGCGGTTCAAAAGGTAAGTGAGGCACTAGGCAATGATGCCGTCCATTTAACGGTGCAAACACTTGCTACAATGCTACTAGGCTATAAACGACCAAGCTATTTAGAAAAAATCGAACGCTTACAGGGGCGTGCCGAGGATATTGTGCTGTTAGAGGCAGTGCTACCTGTAGGTATTCCAACGTTTATTGATTATTTTTAA
- a CDS encoding GNAT family N-acetyltransferase translates to MKKAFVLNDLFVAPHARQQGVAQALMEQYYGYCQQENALHDAR, encoded by the coding sequence ATGAAAAAAGCCTTTGTCTTAAATGATTTATTTGTTGCACCACATGCAAGACAGCAAGGAGTCGCACAAGCTTTAATGGAGCAATACTATGGCTATTGTCAGCAGGAGAATGCGCTCCATGATGCTAGATAA